ATCATTTTCAATGACCGTCTGTCTTGCTGTCtctctgactgtctgtcttgctgtctttctgtctatctgtctctgtctccGTTACTTGTTACAATTTTTGTCTTGGCCTGCAGTTGATTTGACTTTGCCAGTTCTGGTTGCACGTTTCTGTGGCATTCCTCTTCTTTTTTATGCATTATTTTTTTCAGATTTTTCCTTATATGCATGCCTCGTCtcgcttctctctctctctctctctctctttcataGATTGCATTTTGGAATCGTTTATTCAATGGCGAGCACATAACACGCCAGCGTTTCAGGTAAGTTGACTTTGACTCTGACTGCGTCGGCAACTGCGATGGCGACTGCAACTCGTTCTGCTAATAAGGCTAACATCGTTTGCCTGCATTTCGGTCCGCCCTTGTCTTGTACTTAACCACTAGGGGCAATACATTCACTTCAATTTCGGTAACGATTACGTTTACGCTTacgttttttataccctgttcaCAAAGTCAAAAAAAGTTTAGACTGGGCTCTTTGTGTCCGTTAGCTAAAGACCTGTAAGCCTGTTCGGCTTTCAATCAAACGGACTGAAGCTAAATCTAAGCCgaacattttttctttaattaaatatttatgcttgaAAGGCTTTTCTTTCAGTTTTCTAAAGAAGCGCTCATTTAAATGAGtgaaaatatgtacaaaaagTTCATTCAAATTGAGATAAATCCTGTTGGAAATTTGAAGGAAATTTTATCTACGAAACTAAGCCTAGACACAGACTCACAGGGCGAACTCTAAGGCTTAATTTGTAAGCCGAATCATCGAAAATATTTGTGAGGCTTGCAGCCTTGAGTAAAAGTCTTACAATTGCCTGACCATGCCCCATAAGGGGCGGGCAGACTTCAAAAATGTGTAACTCACACATTTTCAGAGCTAGACGCCATAAATGCTTTAGTTAGATGAGCTTATTTAAAGAACGCGCTTAATATATGAGAGGCACACCCACAAAAAGGAGCCAAGCATCGATGCTTACTTAAAAAGCACAGTTTAAAGGTGACTGGGCTGACAGTTTGAGAGTCACCAACTCGATGGGTAAGACCCTTTTCGACTGCTTGGAATTAGTACACTATTTCATCAATCGAAATGAGTATATTAGTTTATAGAGACTTGAAAGATTAAATACATATTCGCAAATCGAAAAATCTACATACTTCATAGTTTTAAAGCTTGAATGACCACAGTGAACAGGAAGACCACAGATCGATCCACTGGGACTAGTTGTGAACAGGGTATTTTGTGCAGTCGGTTGCGACCGACTGTCATGTTGTTTTCACTTTGTTTCTGGTTACGTTTTTGGCTCGTTTTCGGTTCAATTCCTCGCCCACAGGGAGCTGCAGAGCCTCAGCGTGGCCAAGGCAGCGCACAGGTTAGTTTTGTCACACGGTTCATTGCATGCCCTGGCAACCGGATGGAGAGCTCAAGAGTGCTCCAAACGTGACCAGCAGCActtatttaaatgcacatgCATGTCTCCCTTTTGCAAGTCCTGCTTCCCCAAATACCCCGCCACCCCCGACCGCTTATTCAAGCTCTTTCTTACGACAGCTTTGGCTTGTTCCCTCCGCAGGGTCAACTTTATGAAGTACCAAAAGCCGGAGCGCAAAATCGACCTCAATCGCAGCGAGGTATACAAAGTCATACATCATCTGGACAGGGCGCCAGTGCGTGGCATTGAGGTGCGTGCCCCGCTTGTGGCAGCCGAATCGGACATACGCCAGGCGTTGCAGTCATAGAATTCAATGCACCCAATTTGGCACAGCATAAAGAAAGAACTTTgttaaattcaaaatcaacaaacgaacaaacaaacaaataatactCTAACAATAAGCAGCTCACGAAATATATATGGACAAGAACTATGAATATGTTATGTGCATAAGTGTTTGACGGGAGCACAAGTCTGTGTCAAAGGTCAACATCATTATCAGTCTCATTGTTGTAGCtgtcgatgttgttgttgttgttgttgtctctaaGGCGCCTAATGTGTTATTACATaattgtatgtgtatgtgcagcATGGCGTATGTGTAATATGCCAAGTGTCAGACGAGGCGGCGAATTGTCGTGCATGTCGGCAGCCGCCGCAGGGCGCTGCTCttgcaattttcttttgcatAAACACGCGGCACAGCACAcactgtgtgtatgtgtgtgtgtgcgtgtgtgtgtgtgtgggtgagtgcGGAAggttgtgttgtgtgtgtgcgacaaGCTCTTGGAATTTGCATATGTTAAAGCAAATGAATTGGCCTGTAAACGAAATGAAACCAAATTGCAAAATGACAGCCAGCAGCACAATATAACAATAAACTCGTATTTAGTTAtgagaacacacacacacacacactcacacactcgcacacacaccgCACATCAAATTCAGATTCTGAATGGCTGTCACGTTATGCCGGGTCGTAGGTTGCGCACATTTCACTTGCCCTCGCACACGGCGGTTGATGCCACGGTTACGTTCGCGTTTACGGACACGGTTACCAAATTATTAGCCATTTTTCTGCGTCCAAAGTGAAAAGTCGTAAAAACGCGGCAAGTTCgcgtcctgctgctgcttgcggcTTATTGCTTATCACGTTACGTAGTTGTCGAATCACTCACGAGTTGCTTCCACGGAGTTGTGCGGAGCACTTGACGACGCGACGTTGATGGCGTCTCGTCCTGAACTGTCACTGTCACAATATGTTGGCATTTTGACTTCGCATTATCACTGCTGTCCTAgtccccacacacacacacacacacacttgcacacaacATGTTGGCATAGTCCTTTGAGTGGAGTTGAAATTCGTAACACTCAAGTGTTTTGGGACAGCTTTTTTTTGGCGAGCTTTCAACTTGCCGAGAGGAGCTTGAGTTGAAAATGTTGAGATATGCCGAGCTTTGGACTAAACGCAAAGCGTCAAGCGTCAGTAATGCGCCAGCTGCAAGGCAAGCATGTTGCTGATAACGGTAAATATTCATTTGACAGGGACTGTACAATAGTATTCCCTTCGATAAGGTTGGAATTTGCGAAGTCTAAATAATTggtcaaaaatataaaatcctatatttataaatgtaaatacagAACCAAACTTAAAATCAAACCAAGGTTGGGGCAAAATTTAGGGAGTTGGAAGTGTAGGAAAAAAAGAATGAACGAATAATTAAATGACATTGACAATCAATATGAACATTTGATTGACATAGCAAAGAGAGTTTAAAGTCTAAAAAGTGCATTTACTAGGCAGCAACTTGGCGTTGATGTTCACTCTTCATAATTATGCTTACATctctttattactcaatgggTTCAAGAGCAGCTTCATTATACTCACatgctctttctctctttctctgtctcaTCCCCTTTCACTCTCTAtgagcttcgattttgttccATTTGTGCGCCAAAAGTGAAAAAGCTCaccacaacaaaaaattacgATTATGTAAGTAAACGATTATTCAACTGATCTACAAGGACTTAGATCGAGtggaatataaatatattttacactTGACACAAACTAAGCAATTTTaacacaatataaataatttaactttGTACGAAAATGATTTTATACACCTGCACAGCGGAAGCGACCGATCAAATAGGCTACTGCGCACGGACTAAATGCTCTCAACAAGCTGAAGCCTACGGTAAGCCGGCATTTGCACTAATACAATGACAACTAAGAGCACGAAATCGTTTGCGCTCACACACCATGCCACTATGCTCACTGAAATCTTGTCCGTCTTCGTTAACGGGATCAATGCTGTTGCAACCAATAGCGTAAACGTATGCTCGCTCATCAGCTTAGCTGCAGCCTGCACTCCAtgcgtatatgtgtgtatgtaattGGATCAACGCTTGTGAGATGTGCCAAGAGAGGATAAATATCCACAGTGCTCATTCTCTGGATAAATGCTCTCTGCCAGTACGCTGATTCGTGCAATTCCACCAAGTACACATTATATATGAACTTGTGACGTAATTGTATGCTCAAACTGAGTACTTTATATGGAAACTTGTGACACAGTTGTTCATTCTTTATGCAAGTAAAACGAATTGCATTTtgatataattttgtattttatttgaatttgaataaaacAAACTAGACAACAACTACTTATGTTTAAGTATCGTACGAGTACAAGTACATGCAAGTTACATAAAAATAGTTTAGGCTCGCAGCGGCGCTCGCTCCGAATGGATATATTGGATGATTACGACTAATAAGATAATAAGTATACAATAGGTTGTTtcaaaaaaaaggcaaaacttACAGAGGCTACGTCACAACGGAGCATTCACTTTAAAAGTGTGCGCTAAGCGAAGTACGCGACATTTCTTTTCTCATTTGCTTTgtctttaaattttaatttccttttttttttttttgtagttgtgGGATTTTGggatttgtttgtgtgtttgtgtgtgtttgacaCTAATTATCACTACGCCAGTTGAAGCTAAAtagtttataattttgtttctaAGAATGCTTCTTCATGTTCATTGCTCTTTCGATGAGACTAAACCGAGTttattattgtaaatatatatgtttgtatatatatatatatatgtatgtaatatatgtatatgcaaaatatttattgctaaTAATACGCGCGAGACGAGAAAATAATCAACgagaaaaaccaaataaatatgtttttgtttgtgtttgtgtgatgcaaagtttccttttgttttcataaatatttttcactaAGCAAACATCTTGTCATAAGGCATAATTAATGAGGATCCAAAGTGCTCACCTAATGCTTAACGAAGTGGAGTCTTTTCCTTGTTTGAACAGAATCGAACAAATAATCGGTCATCTGTTATCGGTTATCGTTTATCGGTAGGTAATTACGAATACTCTATTCTTTTGTTCTTAGCTCTTTATGGCAAAATATGTGCCACATTTGCCCTACCATGTCATGTTTCATTTTAGGTACAACGTTTCCTCCCGCTCTTGAGTTCTCGGCACTCCTCCTTTTTGACCGGGCCCTAATCAATAGATGTCTGCGGCCAGCTGCAATCCTTACAATCTAATAGGTAttcaggtgtgtgtgtgttttactTTAGGCTATACAATCCTTCTCTCTAAATACTAATGCAGGTAGTTCGTTAACACGATCACCAGAATTTCGTCATACGtttgtattttcttgtttttgttggattTTGTATTATGGGAACGCGGCTTGGCTTTAATACTTTGAATACTTATTAAAGGACTAATTAAATTTGGCCTAAAACTGAGCCTGGCTATTACCCAActccagttgctgctgcacaaCCCCTAGGCAGGCAGGTTGGTCTGCTCGTAGAAATCGGGCTCATCTTCGTCGTTCTTCGCCTCGCTGCCATCCAACTGTGCGAAATGAGAAAGCGAAATTCGGATTAATCTCCAATTCGGGGAGGCAATACGAATGGAGGCTTTACCGCTTGCAATTCCTCCGGCTTATAGAGCGACGCCATTTGTTGACGTATGGGCACCATGAGTATAAGGAAGAACGGGAAGGCCAGCGAGAATTTAGATGACTTGACCGCCCATAACACGGCCAGGCAGAGCACCTGTATGGTGGTAAACAGATGCAGCTTCCAGGGCCGCACACGCTTCACATAGTTCGTGGGCGGATAGTGCTTGACCGGCATGAAGTAAAGTCGTATGCTATATAGAAGGAACGCGAACAGATCAGTTGAGTGTGGATAGGCATGTTTCATAGCTTAGCTAACCGTTCGAAGAGCTGGACGCCGCTCATGGAGGCCACGCCCATATAGAGAAAGACGCCAAAGAGCACGGCCATGGGTATAAGACGCAGCAGGGGCGACATCAGCACCGACAGCCCAATCATGACGCACACAAAGAAGCCGGACAAGCGTTGTTCCTTCACATCGATAATACGCGGCGATTCACCAGGTGCGTGTGTGCTACAAGGttccaaacaaaattattaaagccCGAGAAGGAGGGGAGGCACGTTAACGCACCGTGACATCACCGTGACGGAGGAGACATGGGTTACGGAGCGCACAGTGGCCGCACAATGCCAGGGCATGCCAAAGAGGCCGCAGAAGGTGTTCAACAGGCAGAGCAGCACAATGTCCCAATGTAGGCCGGAGCCCTTCTTCAGGCCGCGCTCCGGCTTGTCGACAATCAGCTCGGATATCTGTGACTCCATGAAGATCAGTATATAGACAAGCAGGGCGGGCACCACACAGGCAAACGGCACCCATGTCTCGAATGTGTTGAATCCAATGAACCAGCCGCGTTTCGTCGGATCGCTGGGCGACAGGCCCTCGGGCACCACCAGCTTCTCGGTATACACCGACGGCACCAGATAATCGACCAGCACGAATATGGCTATGGAAATGGGCACACCAAAATCGCCAAGAGCTCGTCGCGCATTGCGGCCCAGGAAATGCGAATTGCGAAACAATTTCAGATAGTAGGCGACCACAAAGGTCGCCAGCGTGAGTATGGTGCAGAAGAGCGCCGTATTTGGTTGATTGATAGGCAATTTGGGCGTCGGAGGTGCCAGCGTGGTGCTGGCATTCAATAGGCTAACGCTCATATTGAAATTTGTGGCATTCGTGGCGCTCTCGTGCTCGACCAGCGTTGGCGGCGGCAGATTGTAGTCGGCCAGCAGCGGATTGAGCTTGTAGATGGACACTAGCTTCATCATGGTCTCCACAATGTAGATGAGCGTGATCAGAGCCGAGAAGATCTCCTGGGTGAAGCGTGTCAGCAGACGCACATAGACGCTGCCCTCAAAGGCGGACACGCACAGCGCTATAATGATCAGCCAGATGCCCACGTAGACGCGCAGCGacagaaaatcaaaattgttCTCCGTGCAGAAGACCATCAGCGCCTCATCGAAGAGCAGCAGCGGTCCGGTGGTGCCAATGATGACCAGCGGCTGGCAGGACAAACAGTGGAAGACAATGCCAACAAAGGAGCACGCGACCAGCGTCTCAGAGATGCCAATCCAGCTGTCCGTCTTGGCCGAGGCCAGGCCGCCGAATGTGATGGCCGTCGATAGGCAGGCAAAGTACATGAAGATGGTCGCCGCCAGCGTTTCCGTGTTGAGTCCATCGAGTATGTCGCTCTTGTACATGGGCATGCGGCGCTTGAGGTCGTTGCGCAGGCCACCCCACAGCCGATGCGTTTTGTCCATGGGACTgggcttcttctttttgccatcgtcgtcatcatcgtcgcCTCCATCGCCGCCCGGGCCGCCTGGCCCGGTGATGGCACCAAGCGCTTGTTTCTCCAGCAGCACCTTCTCCTCGTCGCGACCGATTTTGATCATTTCGCTGTCGCGCTTCACCTGCAGCGCCTTAATCTTGCGCGTGCGTATCCAGTCTTTCTTGGCCTTCAGCTCGTCGAAGGGCAGCAGATCGTGTCGATCCCAGTTGCCCGGCGGCAGCACAATCGAATCATCCAAAAACTCGTTGATGGCCGACAGCAAGTCCCGGCGATCGTCCGCCTTGTAGGCAATGGCATGGAAGTGCTCATTGGCCATCAGCGTGGAGATGGAGCGACCCACCTCATGGTAGTCCAGGTCAAAGTTGCGCGGTCCCAGCAGCACGAACATAAAGCGAACCGGCACCGGCACCTCCGTCAGCGTGGGCATTAGCACGCCCTCCGAGAGACGGACAAAGGCAATTGTCGGCTGTTCCAGGAACTCGACGGCACCCACCTGGCGAAGCGAAGATCAATTAAATCCTCCATATGGATCCTCCCGTGTGCAGACTTACCAAAACTGTAGTCGCCTCAGCGCCAGCAGGTATGCGCTTGAGTATGGTATCATTTTGCAGCTTCTTGAGGTCCTCCTGCGAGGAGGAGTACATGTCGTCCTTCATGTCAATCTTAAGCTCATTGCTGCGCTTGCTGCCTCCAATCTCGCTGGCCGGCATAATCTTGATCTTCTTGTCATCGGTGCCGCCCGAGAGGTTCTGTTGGGAGGAGGGAGCTTAGTATCGAGGCACGTCCACGCGATGTACACTGGGTGTTAACGTTAGACAACAAGCACAACATGCAGAACATTTAACAGGCGTGCACTTAAGGGTTAAAGgctgattcttttttttttttttttttaattttaaattattttttctttatttgttttgggtGCATTTCGAGGTAACGTTTTTGAGGTTAAGGACAGGCTAACTTACGAGTAAGTTGgtaaataaacaacacacaattGAGAACTTGCCAATCGTGGAGTTGGAGAGCATTTAAAGTGGATCTATCTAAGAGAGGGGAGTGGCTACGTGGTGGCTAGGTGGGCTAGGTGGGCTAAAAAGAAACGGCTCGATTTCTAAAGCACTTTAGCGGCGGGCAGGGAATGAAACCGTGACAACTTGTGATACCCTTGCatgaaattattatattattcttgATCCCTGTATTAATAGCTGGATCAATAGAGTCATGTCCGTCTAGTCTAGTCCTTTAGTTTAGAGGATGTCTTCAGAAAGTATTGCATGTTTAAGTGGAACCACTTTATCTAATATTTgacataggatcgatcggcaGAGGTTTCGTTTcttacacaatatatatatatctcgtTTTTCACGGTTTCTTAAGTTTAATAAACtcctttgtttttttcatttttactaTGAGCATCATGTTTTCTGCGTCGAACTACTGTATCCTAGTGGGAAGAATCGATCCAAATTTGAACTCCTTTCCGAAAAATATCTTCCCTTCTCAAGATATCATAATCAAACTGATCAATCACGAGTCTTACCGCTGTCCCAACATTCTCTAGCTATCTATCTTAACATCCTTCTACTGTATGATATAGCTGCTATCGATCGGATATAGCGTATATTACTAAGTATGGTATATATGCAACAATATCGGCAAGGGTATTTcatcttcggcatgccgacaAAAGcagttgcttgttgttgcaattCCAGTTCGGCAGTTTCATTCCCTGATCTGTTGCATAggggtttatttttgtttgtcaaatAGGTCTTTAAACTTATTACACCCAGATACGATGTCGTCGAGTGTCGTCGATGATCTATGGCGCCCAGATTGAGCATTGCCGCTGGCGGCGCACTGGAGGTCACACAGATGCTGCGTCTCGCCTTGGCAGATCGTTGTAGgtattgttgtagctgttgttgttgttgtagttgttgctgttgttgttgttgctgttgcagctgctgtgaaGCCTCGGCGCCCATCCAAAGTAGCTTTTGGTGTGGTGCGCAATTGTGAGACAAAGTGTGTTCAGTgttcagatatatatatatatacatatatatataaatatatacatatacatatatataaatatatatacagtgGTATTTATACGAAAATGGGCAAACAAAAGAGTCGCAGAAACGAAATAAAAGAAGAGTCAGAACAGAGAAACACAGGACAAAAGCAGCTTGATAAGAATGTCTGTTAACTATAGAtgctagatatatatttatatatatatatatatatatatatcatatataatatatatgtctatatacaatAGCCGTTCATTACCGATTTGGGTATTAgatgctgttggtgttgttgttgttgttgttattgttgttgttgtagttgttgtagtagtTGTTGGTGTACGATTGGTGTGTGGTTGATGAAATGTAGCACAGTTATGGGCGCATTTATGCAGAAATAGACAAGAGCATATAATGAACACGATCAACGATCAATgattaacaaattttgaaacaCATTAAAGCCAATTTATAGCGATTACAGGACACGCACTGAATAAATGCAGGTTGTTAAATGTGAGTGAATTATATATGTAGATCACTGTGGATCACTGAGGATCACAGAG
The sequence above is a segment of the Drosophila virilis strain 15010-1051.87 chromosome 3, Dvir_AGI_RSII-ME, whole genome shotgun sequence genome. Coding sequences within it:
- the Ae2 gene encoding band 3 anion transport protein isoform X1, coding for MSFSSASGRENNVRKLSFLGFNTKKKSGNEDPDEVLLDSEMDKVFAGSSARKEKFDVNTFQDNSQQPIGSRKKSIRTNDLNIEEDSEYESQTEPLNNAQNYDDIPEDFPLVSERAGHGDHSDNSADEKHVQFGDAKKKIVITPPSLSYDEQPTDQSHERKRRKSRHQYYRQRKFSHQDSVEPKKTLEENGDAGARRISVQPEDTALETNAETPATQEADLNELRSHRSDDPRALRRHKIHHSSIKLRELPQITISPFQKQRPEVDHSPHEIFVQLDELTGVGDDREWKETARWIKYEEDVEEGSDRWGKPHVASLSFHSLLNLRRCLETGVVLLDLNEKDLPAVAYRVVEQMVVDDLININDKPSVMRSLLLRHRHVNEHQGVLPFTKRKYNSYTSLQLLWMGAEASQQLQQQQQQQQQLQQQQQLQQYLQRSAKARRSICVTSSAPPAAMLNLGAIDHRRHSTTSYLGNLSGGTDDKKIKIMPASEIGGSKRSNELKIDMKDDMYSSSQEDLKKLQNDTILKRIPAGAEATTVLVGAVEFLEQPTIAFVRLSEGVLMPTLTEVPVPVRFMFVLLGPRNFDLDYHEVGRSISTLMANEHFHAIAYKADDRRDLLSAINEFLDDSIVLPPGNWDRHDLLPFDELKAKKDWIRTRKIKALQVKRDSEMIKIGRDEEKVLLEKQALGAITGPGGPGGDGGDDDDDDGKKKKPSPMDKTHRLWGGLRNDLKRRMPMYKSDILDGLNTETLAATIFMYFACLSTAITFGGLASAKTDSWIGISETLVACSFVGIVFHCLSCQPLVIIGTTGPLLLFDEALMVFCTENNFDFLSLRVYVGIWLIIIALCVSAFEGSVYVRLLTRFTQEIFSALITLIYIVETMMKLVSIYKLNPLLADYNLPPPTLVEHESATNATNFNMSVSLLNASTTLAPPTPKLPINQPNTALFCTILTLATFVVAYYLKLFRNSHFLGRNARRALGDFGVPISIAIFVLVDYLVPSVYTEKLVVPEGLSPSDPTKRGWFIGFNTFETWVPFACVVPALLVYILIFMESQISELIVDKPERGLKKGSGLHWDIVLLCLLNTFCGLFGMPWHCAATVRSVTHVSSVTVMSRTHAPGESPRIIDVKEQRLSGFFVCVMIGLSVLMSPLLRLIPMAVLFGVFLYMGVASMSGVQLFERIRLYFMPVKHYPPTNYVKRVRPWKLHLFTTIQVLCLAVLWAVKSSKFSLAFPFFLILMVPIRQQMASLYKPEELQALDGSEAKNDEDEPDFYEQTNLPA
- the Ae2 gene encoding band 3 anion transport protein isoform X2 gives rise to the protein MSFSSASGRENNVRKLSFLGFNTKKKSGNEDPDEVLLDSEMDKVFAGSSARKEKFDVNTFQDNSQQPIGSRKKSIRTNDLNIEEDSEYESQTEPLNNAQNYDDIPEDFPLVSERAGHGDHSDNSADEKHVQFGDAKKKIVITPPSLSYDEQPTDQSHERKRRKSRHQYYRQRKFSHQDSVEPKKTLEENGDAGARRISVQPEDTALEEADLNELRSHRSDDPRALRRHKIHHSSIKLRELPQITISPFQKQRPEVDHSPHEIFVQLDELTGVGDDREWKETARWIKYEEDVEEGSDRWGKPHVASLSFHSLLNLRRCLETGVVLLDLNEKDLPAVAYRVVEQMVVDDLININDKPSVMRSLLLRHRHVNEHQGVLPFTKRKYNSYTSLQLLWMGAEASQQLQQQQQQQQQLQQQQQLQQYLQRSAKARRSICVTSSAPPAAMLNLGAIDHRRHSTTSYLGNLSGGTDDKKIKIMPASEIGGSKRSNELKIDMKDDMYSSSQEDLKKLQNDTILKRIPAGAEATTVLVGAVEFLEQPTIAFVRLSEGVLMPTLTEVPVPVRFMFVLLGPRNFDLDYHEVGRSISTLMANEHFHAIAYKADDRRDLLSAINEFLDDSIVLPPGNWDRHDLLPFDELKAKKDWIRTRKIKALQVKRDSEMIKIGRDEEKVLLEKQALGAITGPGGPGGDGGDDDDDDGKKKKPSPMDKTHRLWGGLRNDLKRRMPMYKSDILDGLNTETLAATIFMYFACLSTAITFGGLASAKTDSWIGISETLVACSFVGIVFHCLSCQPLVIIGTTGPLLLFDEALMVFCTENNFDFLSLRVYVGIWLIIIALCVSAFEGSVYVRLLTRFTQEIFSALITLIYIVETMMKLVSIYKLNPLLADYNLPPPTLVEHESATNATNFNMSVSLLNASTTLAPPTPKLPINQPNTALFCTILTLATFVVAYYLKLFRNSHFLGRNARRALGDFGVPISIAIFVLVDYLVPSVYTEKLVVPEGLSPSDPTKRGWFIGFNTFETWVPFACVVPALLVYILIFMESQISELIVDKPERGLKKGSGLHWDIVLLCLLNTFCGLFGMPWHCAATVRSVTHVSSVTVMSRTHAPGESPRIIDVKEQRLSGFFVCVMIGLSVLMSPLLRLIPMAVLFGVFLYMGVASMSGVQLFERIRLYFMPVKHYPPTNYVKRVRPWKLHLFTTIQVLCLAVLWAVKSSKFSLAFPFFLILMVPIRQQMASLYKPEELQALDGSEAKNDEDEPDFYEQTNLPA
- the Ae2 gene encoding band 3 anion transport protein isoform X5 gives rise to the protein MSFSSASGRENNVRKLSFLGFNTKKKSGNEDPDEVLLDSEMDKVFAGSSARKEKFDVNTFQDNSQQPIGSRKKSIRTNDLNIEEDSEYESQTEPLNNAQNYDDIPEDFPLVSERAGHGDHSDNSADEKHVQFGDAKKKIVITPPSLSYDEQPTDQSHERKRRKSRHQYYRQRKFSHQDSVEPKKTLEENGDAGARRISVQPEDTALEEADLNELRSHRSDDPRALRRHKIHHSSIKLRELPQITISPFQKQRPEVDHSPHEIFVQLDELTGVGDDREWKETARWIKYEEDVEEGSDRWGKPHVASLSFHSLLNLRRCLETGVVLLDLNEKDLPAVAYRVVEQMVVDDLININDKPSVMRSLLLRHRHVNEHQGVLPFTKRKYNSYTSLQNLSGGTDDKKIKIMPASEIGGSKRSNELKIDMKDDMYSSSQEDLKKLQNDTILKRIPAGAEATTVLVGAVEFLEQPTIAFVRLSEGVLMPTLTEVPVPVRFMFVLLGPRNFDLDYHEVGRSISTLMANEHFHAIAYKADDRRDLLSAINEFLDDSIVLPPGNWDRHDLLPFDELKAKKDWIRTRKIKALQVKRDSEMIKIGRDEEKVLLEKQALGAITGPGGPGGDGGDDDDDDGKKKKPSPMDKTHRLWGGLRNDLKRRMPMYKSDILDGLNTETLAATIFMYFACLSTAITFGGLASAKTDSWIGISETLVACSFVGIVFHCLSCQPLVIIGTTGPLLLFDEALMVFCTENNFDFLSLRVYVGIWLIIIALCVSAFEGSVYVRLLTRFTQEIFSALITLIYIVETMMKLVSIYKLNPLLADYNLPPPTLVEHESATNATNFNMSVSLLNASTTLAPPTPKLPINQPNTALFCTILTLATFVVAYYLKLFRNSHFLGRNARRALGDFGVPISIAIFVLVDYLVPSVYTEKLVVPEGLSPSDPTKRGWFIGFNTFETWVPFACVVPALLVYILIFMESQISELIVDKPERGLKKGSGLHWDIVLLCLLNTFCGLFGMPWHCAATVRSVTHVSSVTVMSRTHAPGESPRIIDVKEQRLSGFFVCVMIGLSVLMSPLLRLIPMAVLFGVFLYMGVASMSGVQLFERIRLYFMPVKHYPPTNYVKRVRPWKLHLFTTIQVLCLAVLWAVKSSKFSLAFPFFLILMVPIRQQMASLYKPEELQALDGSEAKNDEDEPDFYEQTNLPA
- the Ae2 gene encoding band 3 anion transport protein isoform X4; translated protein: MSFSSASGRENNVRKLSFLGFNTKKKSGNEDPDEVLLDSEMDKVFAGSSARKEKFDVNTFQDNSQQPIGSRKKSIRTNDLNIEEDSEYESQTEPLNNAQNYDDIPEDFPLVSERAGHGDHSDNSADEKHVQFGDAKKKIVITPPSLSYDEQPTDQSHERKRRKSRHQYYRQRKFSHQDSVEPKKTLEENGDAGARRISVQPEDTALETNAETPATQEADLNELRSHRSDDPRALRRHKIHHSSIKLRELPQITISPFQKQRPEVDHSPHEIFVQLDELTGVGDDREWKETARWIKYEEDVEEGSDRWGKPHVASLSFHSLLNLRRCLETGVVLLDLNEKDLPAVAYRVVEQMVVDDLININDKPSVMRSLLLRHRHVNEHQGVLPFTKRKYNSYTSLQNLSGGTDDKKIKIMPASEIGGSKRSNELKIDMKDDMYSSSQEDLKKLQNDTILKRIPAGAEATTVLVGAVEFLEQPTIAFVRLSEGVLMPTLTEVPVPVRFMFVLLGPRNFDLDYHEVGRSISTLMANEHFHAIAYKADDRRDLLSAINEFLDDSIVLPPGNWDRHDLLPFDELKAKKDWIRTRKIKALQVKRDSEMIKIGRDEEKVLLEKQALGAITGPGGPGGDGGDDDDDDGKKKKPSPMDKTHRLWGGLRNDLKRRMPMYKSDILDGLNTETLAATIFMYFACLSTAITFGGLASAKTDSWIGISETLVACSFVGIVFHCLSCQPLVIIGTTGPLLLFDEALMVFCTENNFDFLSLRVYVGIWLIIIALCVSAFEGSVYVRLLTRFTQEIFSALITLIYIVETMMKLVSIYKLNPLLADYNLPPPTLVEHESATNATNFNMSVSLLNASTTLAPPTPKLPINQPNTALFCTILTLATFVVAYYLKLFRNSHFLGRNARRALGDFGVPISIAIFVLVDYLVPSVYTEKLVVPEGLSPSDPTKRGWFIGFNTFETWVPFACVVPALLVYILIFMESQISELIVDKPERGLKKGSGLHWDIVLLCLLNTFCGLFGMPWHCAATVRSVTHVSSVTVMSRTHAPGESPRIIDVKEQRLSGFFVCVMIGLSVLMSPLLRLIPMAVLFGVFLYMGVASMSGVQLFERIRLYFMPVKHYPPTNYVKRVRPWKLHLFTTIQVLCLAVLWAVKSSKFSLAFPFFLILMVPIRQQMASLYKPEELQALDGSEAKNDEDEPDFYEQTNLPA